TGTTAACTATTCGCTAACCCGCCTGGGCATAGAGACAATTGACCTTTATCAACCATGCAGACTCGATGATAGTGTTCCAATGGAAGACGTGATCGGAACTGTCGCGGACCTCATTAAGGAAGGCAAGGTGCGTTACCTGGGTGTGTCTGAAATTACGGCGGACCAGCTGCGCAAGGCCAACAGCATACATCCGGTATCGGCATTAGAGATAGCCTACTCATTGGCCGATCGCCAGATTGAGAGTGACCTGCTTCCCACAGCAAAAGAACTCGGCGTCGGAGTTGTGGCATTTGCCAATACCGCCGAAGGATTGCTCACCGGTGAGACCAAAGCGCCCCTTCCGGCAAGCGACCATCGCAATCATTTTTCGCGTTTCAAAGGCGATAACTTGGTCAAAAACCTCGAAAAAGTAGAAGTGTTAAAGCAAATGGCCGAAGAAAAAGGATATACGCCGACACAGCTGGCAATCGCCTGGGTGAATGCACAAGGCGAGCATATTATGCCATTGGTAAGCATGAGCCGGAGATCGAGGCTTCCTGAAAACATAGAGGCCATGGCGATCGAAT
The genomic region above belongs to Dyadobacter pollutisoli and contains:
- a CDS encoding aldo/keto reductase, which encodes MTTIAKINLGKNGRLVSKLGLGCMRMSSVWGGPTNDESESISTIQMALDNGINFLNTGDFYGAGHNELLVGKAIKGRRDDAFISVKFGAIFYNGQWLGLDLRPVAIKNFVNYSLTRLGIETIDLYQPCRLDDSVPMEDVIGTVADLIKEGKVRYLGVSEITADQLRKANSIHPVSALEIAYSLADRQIESDLLPTAKELGVGVVAFANTAEGLLTGETKAPLPASDHRNHFSRFKGDNLVKNLEKVEVLKQMAEEKGYTPTQLAIAWVNAQGEHIMPLVSMSRRSRLPENIEAMAIEFTADEMNALQTQFAPGAILGGTYLQR